In one window of Frigoriglobus tundricola DNA:
- a CDS encoding PAS domain-containing sensor histidine kinase, which produces MSVFEAPGDAPYARRPVPPGSGDRSSDGTRLAMPRSSPPNTFPGDGEMSRLIRDHDWSSTPLGPLATWPQSLTVAVRIMLDSRYAMWLGWGPSLTFLYNEAYARATLGAKHPWVLGRPFREVWGEIWSDLSPRIERVVTTGEATWDEGLLLFLERRGYPEETYHTFSYSPLPDDAGGIGGMLCVVTEDTDRTIGERRLKTLRELAARTTESMISAEAACRAAARTLAANPNDLPFALLYLIDADGRTARLAGTAGLEAGSPAAPTAVGLVEPSGADVWHLRTVADTRELQVVSDAAPRLGAGPVGIYPEPPHTAVVLPVHKSGQHALAGFFVAGISPRRPLDDGYRGFLDLLVGQVATAVASARAYEEERSRAEALAELDRAKTAFFSNVSHEFRTPLTLMLGPVEDLLTAPSGDVGPAARGVLAVVHRNGLRLQKLVNTLLDFSRIEAGRMRASFEATDLAGLTADLASNFRSACERAGLEFVVDCPPLGEPAFVDRDMWEKLVLNLVSNAFKFTLRGRIEVRLRRAGDGAALTVRDTGTGIPADQMPHLFERFYRIEGAVGRTQEGSGIGLALVRELARQHGGEVRAESALGTGSTFTVTIPLGSAHLPPDRTARGTASHPTTRAAAFVEEALRWLPASGAGARGRP; this is translated from the coding sequence ATGAGCGTCTTCGAAGCCCCGGGGGACGCCCCATACGCCCGCCGCCCGGTCCCGCCCGGTTCCGGCGACCGGTCGAGCGACGGAACCCGACTCGCGATGCCCCGATCGTCTCCGCCCAACACGTTCCCCGGCGACGGCGAGATGAGCCGCCTGATCCGGGACCACGACTGGTCGTCCACCCCGCTCGGGCCGCTGGCGACCTGGCCGCAGAGCCTCACGGTCGCGGTCCGCATCATGCTCGACTCCCGCTACGCCATGTGGCTCGGCTGGGGGCCGTCGCTCACGTTCCTGTACAACGAAGCCTACGCCCGTGCGACTCTCGGCGCAAAACACCCGTGGGTGCTGGGCCGCCCCTTCCGCGAAGTGTGGGGCGAGATCTGGTCCGACCTGTCCCCCCGAATCGAACGGGTGGTCACCACCGGGGAGGCCACCTGGGACGAGGGCCTGCTCCTGTTCCTCGAGCGCCGCGGGTACCCGGAAGAGACGTACCACACGTTCTCTTACAGCCCGCTCCCGGACGACGCCGGCGGGATCGGCGGCATGTTGTGCGTGGTGACGGAGGACACCGATCGCACGATCGGCGAGCGCCGGCTGAAGACGCTCCGGGAACTGGCCGCGCGAACGACGGAGTCGATGATTTCGGCCGAGGCGGCGTGCCGCGCCGCCGCCCGCACCCTCGCCGCCAACCCGAACGATCTCCCGTTCGCTCTGCTCTACCTGATCGACGCGGACGGCCGTACCGCCCGCCTGGCCGGCACGGCCGGACTGGAGGCCGGATCACCGGCCGCGCCGACCGCCGTCGGGCTCGTGGAACCGTCCGGCGCCGACGTCTGGCACTTGCGAACCGTGGCCGACACCCGCGAATTGCAGGTCGTGTCCGACGCGGCTCCGCGCCTCGGCGCGGGACCGGTCGGCATCTATCCCGAGCCGCCGCACACGGCCGTCGTTCTACCCGTTCACAAATCGGGTCAGCACGCACTGGCCGGCTTCTTCGTGGCCGGCATCAGCCCGCGGCGCCCGCTCGACGACGGCTACCGCGGGTTCCTCGACCTCCTCGTCGGCCAGGTCGCCACGGCCGTCGCCAGCGCCCGCGCCTACGAGGAGGAGCGGAGCCGCGCCGAAGCCCTGGCCGAACTCGACCGGGCCAAGACCGCGTTCTTCTCGAACGTCAGCCACGAGTTCCGCACCCCGCTCACCCTCATGCTCGGCCCGGTCGAGGACCTCCTCACCGCCCCGTCCGGCGACGTCGGCCCGGCGGCCCGCGGGGTCCTCGCCGTCGTCCACCGCAACGGCTTGCGGCTCCAGAAACTCGTTAACACGCTGCTCGATTTCTCCCGGATCGAGGCGGGCCGGATGCGGGCCTCGTTCGAGGCGACCGACCTCGCCGGCCTCACGGCCGATCTCGCGAGCAACTTCCGCTCGGCGTGCGAGCGGGCCGGTCTGGAGTTCGTGGTGGACTGCCCGCCGCTGGGCGAACCGGCCTTCGTGGACCGGGACATGTGGGAGAAGCTCGTTCTGAACCTCGTCTCCAACGCGTTCAAGTTCACGCTCCGGGGCCGCATCGAGGTCCGGCTGCGGCGGGCGGGCGACGGCGCCGCGCTGACCGTCCGCGACACCGGAACGGGCATCCCCGCGGACCAGATGCCGCACCTGTTCGAACGGTTCTACCGTATCGAGGGCGCGGTCGGGCGCACGCAGGAGGGCTCGGGCATCGGGCTGGCCCTGGTGCGGGAACTGGCCCGCCAGCACGGCGGCGAGGTCCGGGCCGAGAGCGCGCTCGGGACCGGCAGTACGTTCACGGTCACGATCCCGTTGGGCTCCGCGCACCTGCCGCCGGACCGCACCGCGCGCGGCACCGCCTCGCACCCGACGACGCGGGCCGCCGCCTTTGTCGAAGAGGCCCTGCGGTGGCTGCCGGCGTCGGGGGCGGGGGCGCGGGGCCGGCCGTGA